A window of Vicinamibacteria bacterium contains these coding sequences:
- a CDS encoding helix-turn-helix transcriptional regulator has product MFREALKGHLDLLVLAALEREPAHGYAIIGEIRRRTRGTFDLADGTIYPALQRLEDAGLLRSSWTLVNGRSRRVYGLTARGRTELASRRRGWRTFSLAVSRAIG; this is encoded by the coding sequence ATCTTTCGAGAAGCGCTGAAGGGGCATCTCGACCTCCTGGTGCTGGCCGCCCTCGAGCGCGAGCCGGCGCATGGCTACGCCATCATCGGCGAGATCCGGAGACGTACGCGGGGTACCTTCGATCTCGCTGACGGTACCATTTACCCCGCGCTCCAAAGGCTCGAGGACGCCGGCCTGCTCCGAAGCTCCTGGACTCTCGTCAACGGGCGCTCGCGCCGAGTTTATGGTCTGACGGCGCGAGGTCGAACCGAGCTCGCTAGCCGCCGCCGCGGCTGGCGCACGTTCTCGCTCGCCGTCTCGCGGGCTATTGGATAG
- a CDS encoding carboxypeptidase regulatory-like domain-containing protein, translated as MHLLVWLSLVVQAEGVSAFRGTVQDESGRPVEGAIVAVSPGNVRYDAPAASATTDANGVFSVALSGRPPFTVAAHAPGFAPFRARDVPVEKPLHIVLERGGSSLSGRVLDGDTLEPIAGAVVESRAVAASGRLEDHPRFGLVETVSDREGRFELRGLGEGPYRVRSSAPGYGSASNNNANPEADVVLYLFRGVGITGRVTDEKGEPVEGVFVDAEWTGSDIFSRQHVSSTQQTDAEGGFAVLGLEPGRYRLYARHPDYAPSASEATLENRDVEVDLVLTQGVSVTGRLIDANDEPVRGRAALEALDGGSVGRLIESRLGADTDDDGTFTLSGVPRGEHRLRLSARGYGSESVDLYVGGKSPVDIGEVVLEVGIAIRGVVVDADGEGVGDARVQAFKASGSDRGISAQGEPDTETDWEGRFVLAGLEEALYHLMVAAPGYGREVTDVEAGSEAITVALRPAGTIRGSVSDTEGRPIGSFRVLARAPERRGFGGATTGVSEDNGLFVVEDVAEGEYAVEVSAADFVPEVVSNVRVTPGAVTELGEIRLRRGARLRGIVIDTAGAPIAGAMVTVRTPGQRFFSTDDLGKTTDGSGSFEVRGLPDGKVDVAASHPSYAETRLEGIDIDSSSGAKDVELVLRGGGAIEGYVRSRDGTNVAVRTIQVMPLRRAGSMSLSASVQTGTDGSFRIDHLAPGPVEVSLVATSGYATYAVQARQVEIRENETVQVNFDSRQILVQGQIHRAGAPLSGVEIDLWPSEGGVIYGWSQAGVTQAPSSLRYLNARTGEDGFFELLVDAPGEYRVSVNASGAGLPSRNVVVPDLDTFFLDLDFSGVAVSGRVVEEETGEAVVRAFVSARPESSADWERGASTQTGADGRFELELEAGTFTLVARAEGFAPSERRLNVSDSGISEVVLSLTAGLRITGRVSGTGSLRIYAIEDSPDLSTPPMRMSFAMSVADGSFVLDGLARVRYNILAGEELAGFGVATGIPAGTEDVDIALRPAARLDVEVVDGEGTPVDEIAVAIVAVDGHKIRGAQTATDRNGRASLAVPAGSLHVKAANKDELEGIAVVTVMPGGRAELQMVVAPAPSPRPR; from the coding sequence CGTCTCCGCGTTTCGAGGCACCGTCCAAGACGAGTCGGGCCGACCGGTCGAAGGAGCGATCGTGGCCGTGTCTCCCGGCAACGTCCGCTACGACGCTCCGGCCGCGAGCGCGACGACGGACGCGAACGGTGTTTTCTCGGTGGCTCTGAGCGGACGACCACCCTTTACCGTCGCGGCCCACGCGCCCGGGTTTGCGCCGTTTCGGGCACGCGATGTGCCGGTGGAGAAGCCACTTCACATCGTGCTGGAGCGAGGTGGGTCGTCTCTCTCAGGGCGGGTTCTGGACGGAGATACGCTCGAGCCCATCGCCGGGGCCGTCGTCGAGTCGCGCGCCGTCGCCGCAAGCGGAAGGCTGGAAGACCACCCTCGCTTTGGCCTCGTGGAGACCGTTTCGGATCGCGAGGGTCGGTTCGAGCTTCGAGGGCTAGGAGAAGGTCCCTATCGCGTCAGGTCCAGCGCCCCGGGCTACGGAAGTGCGTCGAACAACAACGCAAACCCGGAAGCAGACGTCGTCCTCTATCTCTTCCGGGGCGTGGGCATCACCGGTCGCGTTACCGACGAGAAAGGTGAGCCGGTCGAGGGCGTCTTCGTGGATGCCGAGTGGACGGGAAGCGATATCTTCTCCCGGCAGCATGTGAGCTCGACGCAGCAGACCGACGCGGAAGGAGGCTTCGCCGTTCTCGGCCTCGAGCCGGGCCGCTACCGACTCTACGCACGGCACCCGGACTACGCTCCTTCGGCATCGGAGGCGACGCTCGAAAATCGGGACGTCGAGGTCGATCTGGTCTTGACCCAAGGCGTGAGCGTCACCGGGCGTCTGATCGATGCAAACGACGAGCCGGTGCGCGGCCGGGCGGCTTTGGAAGCTCTCGATGGCGGCTCCGTGGGACGACTGATCGAATCCCGTCTCGGCGCCGACACCGACGACGACGGCACGTTCACCCTTTCAGGTGTTCCGCGAGGCGAGCACCGGCTTCGCCTCAGCGCGCGGGGGTATGGCAGCGAGAGCGTCGATCTTTACGTCGGCGGCAAGAGCCCGGTAGACATTGGAGAGGTTGTCCTCGAGGTGGGCATCGCGATTCGTGGCGTGGTGGTCGACGCGGACGGCGAGGGCGTGGGGGACGCTCGGGTCCAGGCGTTCAAAGCGAGCGGAAGCGACCGGGGCATTTCGGCGCAGGGAGAGCCGGACACGGAGACCGATTGGGAAGGCCGGTTCGTTCTCGCGGGGCTCGAGGAAGCGCTCTACCACCTCATGGTGGCGGCGCCGGGTTACGGTCGGGAGGTCACCGACGTGGAGGCGGGATCCGAGGCCATCACCGTTGCTCTGAGGCCAGCGGGCACGATTCGAGGATCGGTTTCCGATACCGAGGGCAGACCGATCGGCTCGTTTCGCGTCCTGGCGCGCGCGCCCGAGCGCCGGGGATTCGGAGGCGCGACGACCGGTGTCAGCGAAGATAACGGACTATTCGTGGTCGAGGACGTCGCCGAGGGCGAGTACGCGGTCGAGGTGTCGGCAGCGGACTTCGTTCCCGAGGTTGTCTCGAACGTACGCGTGACACCCGGCGCGGTGACCGAGCTCGGCGAGATCCGTTTGCGAAGGGGCGCGAGGCTCCGAGGCATCGTGATCGACACAGCCGGGGCACCGATCGCCGGCGCCATGGTCACCGTACGCACGCCCGGCCAACGCTTCTTCTCCACCGACGACCTCGGCAAGACCACCGACGGCAGCGGTTCGTTCGAGGTCCGGGGACTGCCCGACGGCAAGGTGGACGTTGCCGCGAGCCACCCGAGTTATGCCGAAACCCGGCTCGAAGGGATCGACATCGACTCGAGCTCCGGAGCGAAGGACGTCGAGCTCGTGCTCCGCGGTGGTGGCGCGATCGAAGGCTATGTGCGCAGCCGGGACGGTACGAACGTCGCCGTCCGGACGATTCAAGTGATGCCACTTCGGCGCGCCGGCTCGATGTCCCTTTCGGCATCGGTGCAAACCGGGACGGATGGCTCCTTCCGCATCGACCATCTCGCGCCCGGACCCGTCGAGGTTTCGCTGGTTGCGACGTCGGGTTACGCCACCTACGCCGTTCAGGCGCGTCAGGTCGAGATTCGCGAGAACGAGACCGTTCAAGTGAACTTCGACTCGCGGCAGATCCTCGTTCAAGGACAGATACACCGTGCCGGCGCACCGCTTTCGGGTGTCGAGATCGATCTCTGGCCCTCGGAAGGGGGCGTCATTTATGGCTGGAGCCAGGCAGGCGTTACCCAGGCTCCCTCCAGCTTGCGTTACTTGAATGCGCGTACGGGCGAGGATGGATTCTTCGAGCTTCTCGTCGACGCCCCCGGGGAGTACCGCGTCAGCGTCAATGCCAGCGGCGCCGGCCTCCCGTCCCGAAACGTCGTCGTTCCCGATCTCGATACGTTCTTCCTGGATCTGGATTTTTCGGGCGTCGCGGTGTCGGGACGAGTCGTCGAGGAAGAGACCGGCGAAGCGGTGGTCAGAGCCTTCGTGAGCGCCCGCCCCGAGTCGAGTGCTGACTGGGAACGTGGCGCGTCAACGCAAACGGGGGCGGACGGCCGCTTCGAGCTCGAGCTCGAAGCAGGGACATTCACGCTCGTCGCGCGAGCCGAGGGTTTTGCTCCTAGCGAAAGGCGGCTCAATGTGAGCGATTCCGGAATCTCGGAGGTGGTGCTGTCGCTGACCGCCGGTCTTCGGATCACGGGGCGAGTCAGCGGCACCGGGAGTCTCCGAATCTACGCGATCGAAGACTCGCCCGATCTGTCCACTCCTCCCATGCGCATGTCCTTCGCGATGAGCGTCGCCGATGGGAGCTTCGTTCTCGATGGGCTTGCTCGTGTCCGATACAACATCCTGGCGGGCGAGGAGCTCGCGGGCTTCGGCGTCGCCACGGGAATTCCCGCGGGTACGGAAGATGTCGACATCGCGCTTCGCCCCGCGGCCAGGCTCGACGTGGAAGTGGTCGATGGAGAAGGTACCCCCGTGGACGAGATCGCTGTCGCCATCGTCGCCGTCGACGGGCACAAGATCCGGGGCGCTCAGACCGCAACCGATCGGAATGGCCGCGCGTCACTCGCCGTTCCCGCCGGCAGCCTTCACGTCAAGGCCGCGAACAAAGATGAACTCGAGGGAATAGCCGTCGTAACGGTTATGCCGGGTGGCCGCGCCGAGCTGCAGATGGTGGTGGCTCCGGCGCCTTCACCGCGGCCTCGTTAA